From one Lasioglossum baleicum chromosome 11, iyLasBale1, whole genome shotgun sequence genomic stretch:
- the LOC143213401 gene encoding intraflagellar transport protein 74 homolog, whose product MQRPSTGLSGLQNKFDRSRRATRHELGEYYIGPGSARPSTPGQNVLARPPSTSLLFNQMQASSSRLATSSGNSTYSNSGVAMLGQTNINMMDRPITQHGVAGIRPGTGRGLSMMRQIQDKRYYSGILQLKVRELNQEIVALMKDIEDQNKESATYLHYDKRAKDLATELITLQGQLADYNIVVDKMTSDVGKEIVERETEELTTKNEESLTRIENMFEERKRLEQQLNKLEKQLENEKKRRDRLVESMSSNTKEKYTELLKEKANLQEMINKMQQELDTLSKEQGFLEEEIALSPLKQEAVKLQLQIIEIEEKRGKLRDEEKRRISPEEEKEKLLQKIKQDNMDIAAAEAQLTERKKAIEEAEHELEQLEADIENTQSEKHVKYKELRKKEEIMEQFMSTFEQHKHDETTKLYKLEEKVVDYLENISNMLNTDIDIVDGNEMAMLHNIISGDDDERVIDDQNYEGLTRENLRLQQILGKIDLLEQRLQAEFSDLNEKINKKESKLTVLEDINNLKSKLSTKQEQLIQECEQLKEQRSKNLQERKSFQTEYDEIKLRLGNNEIYIQIDLLENTIEKLMEEHKRIKDFICKQRERGNYGPVKEETFNLMANYNAILKENLKPIY is encoded by the exons ATGCAAAGACCATCGACAGGTCTATCCGGATTGCAGAATAAGTTTGACAGATCTCGCAGAGCAACCAGACATGAATTAGGGGAATATTATATTGGTCCTGGAAGCGCGCGACCGTCTACGCCTGGGCAGAATGTCTTGGCAAGACCACCGTCGACTTCTCTTTTATTCAATCAAATGCAGGCTAGCAGTTCCCGGCTAGCTACAAGTTCCGGTAATTCGACGTATTCAAACAGCGGAGTTGCTATGCTTGGACAAACTAATATCAATATGATGGATAGACCGATTACTCAACACGGAGTAGCCGGTATCAGACCAGGAACAGGCAGAGGATTGTCCATGATGAG GCAAATTCAAGACAAGAGGTACTACAGTGGTATCTTGCAACTGAAAGTAAGGGAATTGAATCAAGAAATTGTCGCTCTTATGAAAGATATCGAAGACCAGAACAAAGAGAGTGCCACCTATTTGCATTACGATAAAAGAGCCAAAGATTTAGCTACAGAATTAATAACATTGCAGGGACAGTTGGCAGACTATAACATTGTGGTGGATAAAATGACATCGGATGTTGGGAAAGAGATTGTAGAACGAGAGACCGAAGAACTGACCACGAAGAACGAAGAAAGTTTaacaagaatcgaaaatatgttCGAGGAGAGAAAAAGGTTGGAGCAACAGCTGAACAAGTTGGagaaacagttggagaacgagaagaagaggagagacAGGCTCGTAGAGAGTATGAGCTCGAACACCAAAGAAAAATACACAGAACTGTTGAAGGAGAAAGCAAACTTACAAGAGATGATAAATAAAATGCAACAAGAGTTGGACACGTTGTCTAAAGAACAAGGTTTTCTGGAGGAGGAAATAGCATTGTCTCCTTTAAAACAAGAAGCGGTGAAGTTGCAGCTTCAAATTATAGAGatagaagagaagagaggaaAATTACGGGAcgaagaaaaacgtagaatatctccggaagaggagaaagagaagTTGTTGCAGAAAATTAAGCAAGACAATATGGATATCGCGGCAGCCGAAGCCCAATTAACCGAAAGGAAAAAAGCAATCGAAGAGGCGGAACATGAACTAGAACAATTGGAAGCTGATATAGAGAATACTCAATCTGAGAAACACGTTAAATACAAGGAGCTtcgtaaaaaagaagaaattatgGAACAATTCATGTCTACTTTCGAACAACACAAACACGACGAAACCACGAAATTATATAAACTAGAAGAGAAAGTGGTCGACTAtttggaaaatatttcgaatatgTTGAACACTGATATAGATATTGTAGACGGCAATGAAATGGCTATGTTACACAATATCATTTCCGGCGACGATGACGAACGCGTTATCGATGATCAAAATTACGAAGGATTGACAAGAGAGAATCTAAGGCTGCAGCAAATCTTGGGTAAAATAGACTTGTTGGAACAGAGACTTCAAGCAGAATTTTCTGATctcaatgaaaaaataaataaaaaggaaagCAAACTAACGGTCTTAGaagatataaataatttaaagtcGAAATTATCGACTAAGCAGGAACAGTTAATACAGGAATGCGAACAACTAAAGGAGCAACGATCGAAAAATTTACAAGAACGGAAATCGTTTCAGACCGAATACGACGAGATAAAACTTCGATTAGGAAACAATGAAATATACATTCAGATTGATTTGTTAGAGAACACTATAGAAAAGTTGATGGAAGAACATAAGAGAATTAAAGACTTTATTTGCAAACAAAGAGAACGGGGTAATTATGGTCCGGTGAAAGAAGAAACTTTTAATTTAATGGCCAATTATAATGCTATattgaaagaaaatttaaaacctatttattaa
- the LOC143213392 gene encoding leucine-rich PPR motif-containing protein, mitochondrial-like, with product MISLRRHNKFLRLSLAFVNVSSNLSELTAHKLFVRKCVVPTSTFNYAAKILKCNYYTHPDSISRKDAYEVKSFQYKIFKLNEKFEKREVTETHLKDMIERLENGEHDLSEGLGVMLLKCCGNIMYYVDLKTRRSLCERVWNLLKKEIVLTKDHYHALLQTYIDNGYFVDPDKFLEEMIVPPDYDTYRLLLKLLSITDTTTSVNDFLSRMRNKDFIFDEEVYSALIYSYSLLGDIKSIEEVIDSMRKENIELSDITYNQMIYALAKTGDIQNLTETLKTRDVPLSDIMKLVKFLSLEKNGEHISEVLMCIKPLTKQEEDVLASIVQLVHEQRYLDAYKIVTEIPITDEKAVSIRKVLAFHFIQEMINSNTDYKVILENVVNLAVNQKIPEVWRKAAQLAAQTSKEMLTLNLFDEMKANGIAVQSHYYWPLLLNAHKHGDESDVYSILRHMMGLNIELDFNTLLNYVMPHIDTSNPVDTVQKMSDNGIPPAFTVPPLMRFLLDSYRVQESLTLCKKFKKKVDCQLMLESLILNYKKSKDIDLCIQLLFELSFNGIGFAGTFLRKFVEQPEFGPNDVNNLIKFLTTMKQIQAVMSDLDIKHVEEKIFQLKLSDYNKETISHFLVNVSANVDTDNYNSGQSVHPKYMNMDQLRVHLQMLRSKGLNTRGCLRRLLMASCNANNVEEVNELVKEIKLNNIEFTAGMKVTLFDFYTRNEKMVDSLTELHEIQSMYPNFLIDNFKILNFVTLLVKERKIDEALDVIKECTKVNHKTKAFTQCLRLLNLLAKCSDYSYTKKMADLLVQNGYCEYNDVLLSCLLKNSLLHNNIEFTVNEFKRYAKEYKKTPAKQEILTQLIKQTLDISTEHNHLLDSVYHVLVDVHGKDAATVNVAISLVQCGQVERLKSLLENNSLSTKALLQEMKYLPEYDIIRTCGILLEIGGEILKMKLEPICNLALTVYTKQGATTSAAKLREKMIQKGVQPSLKFEEAFNELKAKYELRL from the exons ATGATTTCGCTGAGAAGGCACAACAAATTCCTTCGACTAAGTCTGGCATTCGTAAATGTTTCTTCAAACTTATCCGAATTAACTGCACATAAACTATTCGTTAGAAAATGCGTGGTCCCAACCTCAACGTTCAACTATGcagcaaaaatattaaaatgtaattACTACACGCACCCTGATAGTATCAGTAGAAAAGATGCCTACGAAGTCAAAAGCTTTCAATACAAGATATTCAAATTAAACGAGAAGTTCGAGAAAAGAGAAGTCACCGAGACACATCTAAAGGATATGATCGAACGTTTAGAGAACGGTGAGCACGATTTATCAGAAGGTTTGGGGGTAATGTTGCTCAAATGTTGTGGAAATATAATGTACTATGTTGACTTGAAAACGCGAAGAAGCTTGTGCGAGCGTGTCTGGAATCTTTTGAAGAAGGAGATTGTTTTGACAAAAGATCACTATCATGCTTTATTACAAACGTACATTGATAATGGTTATTTCGTTGATCCAGACAAGTTTCTAGAAGAGATGATTGTACCGCCAGATTATGATACATATCGTCTCTTGTTGAAGCTATTATCGATCACAGACACTACTACATCGGTCAATGATTTTCTATCACGTATGAGAAACAAAGACTTTATCTTTGACGAAGAGGTTTACAGCGCATTGATATATTCGTATTCCTTGCTCGGAGATATAAAGAGTATCGAGGAAGTCATAGATTCTATGCGAAAGGAGAATATAGAACTGTCCGATATAACTTATAATCAAATGATATATGCTTTGGCTAAAACCGGCGATATCCAGAATTTGACGGAAACTCTGAAAACCAGGGATGTACCTCTATCGGATATCATGAAGCTCGTTAAGTTTCTTAGCTTAGAAAAGAATGGAGAACATATATCCGAGGTTTTAATGTGCATAAAGCCGTTGACCAAACAGGAAGAGGATGTTCTCGCTTCGATCGTGCAACTGGTACACGAGCAACGTTATTTAGACGCCTATAAAATCGTTACAGAGATTCCTATAACCGATGAGAAGGCGGTTAGTATCAGAAAGGTTCTTGCGTTTCATTTCATACAAGAAATGATAAACTCTAATACAGATTATAAGGTCATACTAGAAAATGTAGTAAACTTGGCGGTAAATCAGAAAATCCCCGAAGTTTGGAGGAAAGCGGCTCAGCTCGCAGCACAAACGAGTAAGGAAATGCTAACGTTAAACCTATTCGATGAGATGAAGGCGAATGGCATTGCTGTTCAATCTCATTACTATTGGCCTTTACTTTTAAACGCGCATAAACATGGGGATGAAAGTGATGTATATTCGATACTGAGACACATGATGGGATTGAACATTGAATTAGATTTCAACACGCTCTTGAATTACGTGATGCCGCATATCGATACAAGCAATCCTGTTGATACAGTTCAAAAAATGTCTGATAACGGGATACCACCGGCTTTTACGGTGCCACCTCTCATGAGATTCTTGTTAGACTCTTATAGGGTACAGGAAAGCTTGACTTTGTGTaagaaatttaagaaaaagGTCGATTGCCAGCTTATGTTGGAATCTCTAATCTTGAATTATAAAAAGTCTAAAGACATCGACCTGTGTATACAACTTCTGTTTGAATTATCGTTCAACGGTATTGGTTTCGCTGgaacatttttgagaaaattcgtgGAGCAGCCTGAGTTTGGACCGAACGATGTAAATAATCTGATCAAATTTTTAACCACTATGAAGCAAATACAAGCAGTCATGTCTGACCTCGACATAAAGCATGTGGAAGAGAAAATTTTCCAATTAAAATTATCAGATTACAATAAGGAAACTATATCGCATTTTCTGGTAAACGTAAGTGCGAACGTCGACACGGATAATTACAACAGCGGACAATCCGTTCATCCTAAGTACATGAATATGGATCAGTTAAGGGTACATTTACAGATGCTTAGAAGCAAAGGATTGAATACCAGAGGTTGTTTACGACGATTGCTTATGGCATCTTGCAACGCGAATAATGTGGAAGAAGTGAACGAACTtgtaaaagaaataaaattgaataacatAGAATTCACGGCTGGAATGAAAGTGACgttattcgatttttatacgagAAACGAAAAGATGGTGGATTCGTTGACAGAGTTACACGAGATACAATCCATGTATCCAAACTTTCTAATCGATAATTTTAAGATTTTAAATTTCGTTACATTGTTGGTGAAAGAAAGGAAAATAGACGAAGCTTTGGATGTGATAAAAGAATGCACCAAAGTCAATCATAAAACAAAGGCGTTTACGCAGTGCTTGAGATTGTTAAACTTATTAGCAAAATGTAGTGATTATAGTTATACTAAAAAGATGGCAGACCTTTTAGTACAAAATGGTTATTGTGAATACAATGACGTTCTACTATCGTGTCTACTTAAAAATTCTTTGCTACATAACAACATTGAATTCACTGTAAATGAATTTAAACGCTACGCCAAAGAGTACAAGAAAACTCCTGCAAAAcaggaaatattaacacaaCTAATTAAGCAAACGTTAGATATATCCACAGAACACAATCATTTATTGGACAGTGTATATCATGTGTTAGTAGATGTTCACGGAAAAGATGCAGCAACAGTGAATGTGGCAATATCGTTGGTACAATGCGGTCAGGTAGAACGATTGAAAAGTTTACTCGAG AATAATTCCTTGTCCACTAAAGCGTTACTACAAGAGATGAAATATCTACCAGAATACGATATTATCAGAACTTGTGGGATATTGTTGGAAATAGGTGGAGAAATACTGAAAATGAAGTTAGAACCTATATGTAATTTAGCTTTAACTGTTTATA CTAAACAAGGGGCGACTACGTCTGCTGCCAAACTACGGGAAAAGATGATACAAAAAGGTGTGCAGCCTAGTCTAAAATTTGAAGAAGCCTTCAACGAATTAAAGGCCAAATACGAACTTCGACTTTGA
- the Cad gene encoding homeotic protein caudal translates to MADIGSMSMVSYYQPLGLYRQQQQAIGQQQLAQHAQQQSQAQQAQQHAASSSPDGPQQYWYGYPPAYPHAAHHHQAPGQQQYLDHPDAFPGWTHHHAHHYSQLQYQHHQAYHQQQQQSSQISAATDWSGDEGNPVVVAGEPSPPITVSGSEISNPGTPTTPTSSNNNNTSSSTSITINNNTITVNNNNINNGNPNTTPLRPAQVRSPYEWMKKSSYQSQPQPGKTRTKDKYRVVYTDHQRLELEKEFHYNRYITMRRKAELASNLDLSDRQVKIWFQNRRAKQRRLIKKREEQEQKDVKPSIERLSSSAMAAMNLEGIPHNAMAAMNLEGIPHNAMAALTLGGMAGMPGMGGIHNGMMHNDGLPPHGIGHQPHAH, encoded by the exons ATGGCGGATATCGGCAGCATGAGCATGGTCTCGTATTATCAGCCGCTCGGGCTGTACCGGCAACAACAGCAGGCCATTGGACAGCAGCAACTCGCGCAGCATGCTCAGCAACAAAGCCAGGCGCAACAGGCTCAGCAACACGCGGCTTCGTCGTCTCCCGACGGCCCACAACAATACTGGTACGGATATCCTCCTGCATATCCGCACGCGGCGCATCATCATCAAGCGCCCGGACAACAGCAATACCTGGACCACCCGGATGCCTTCCCTGGCTGGACTCATCATCATGCTCATCACTATTCCCAGCTCCAATACCAACATCATCAAGCCTACcatcaacagcaacaacagtCTTCGCAGATTTCCGCAGCAACCGATTGGAGCGGTGACGAAGGTAACCCCGTGGTCGTCGCCGGGGAACCTAGTCCGCCGATCACCGTCAGCGGAAGCGAGATCAGCAATCCCGGCACACCAACCACTCCGACCTCAAGCAACAACAATAATACCAGCAGCAGCACCTCAATTACCATCAACAACAACACCATCACCGTAAACAACAATAACATTAATAACGGCAACCCGAATACCACGCCGTTGAGACCCGCGCAAGTCAGGAGCCCCTACGAGTGGATGAAGAAGTCGTCGTACCAGAGCCAGCCCCAACCAG GAAAAACTCGAACGAAAGATAAATACAGAGTGGTCTACACGGACCACCAGAGGTTGGAGTTGGAGAAAGAGTTTCATTACAATCGTTACATCACCATGCGCCGCAAGGCCGAACTTGCGAGCAATCTTGATCTTTCCGACCGTCAG GTAAAGATCTGGTTCCAAAACCGGCGGGCCAAGCAAAGGAGGCTGATAAAGAAGCGGGAGGAACAGGAGCAGAAGGACGTGAAGCCGTCGATCGAGCGACTTTCGAGCAGCGCGATGGCCGCTATGAACCTCGAAGGTATTCCACACAACGCGATGGCCGCTATGAACCTCGAAGGTATTCCACACAACGCGATGGCCGCTCTGACCCTCGGCGGAATGGCAGGTATGCCTGGAATGGGTGGAATCCACAACGGTATGATGCACAACGATGGATTACCGCCCCACGGTATCGGGCATCAGCCGCACGCCCATtag